A section of the Streptomyces sp. NBC_00178 genome encodes:
- a CDS encoding copper homeostasis protein CutC: MSNRAVLEVIALDAEDAVAAQAGGADRLELVTDMAADGLTPSLGTFAAIRAAVRIPLRVMLRVADGFDAGDIDVLVAKARAMRAAGAEEFVLGFLDQDGHVDLVAVERIVAELNGCSWTFHRAIDRAPDRDALRKHLADLPGLDTYLTAGSPDGVDAGMDVLLAEAGRADLPGYEPQIMVGGGLRLDHLARLREAGVEAFHIGGAARPGGWDGPVDTAAVRQWREALDA, from the coding sequence ATGAGCAACCGTGCAGTCCTGGAGGTGATCGCCCTCGACGCCGAGGACGCGGTCGCGGCGCAGGCGGGTGGTGCGGACCGCCTCGAACTGGTCACCGACATGGCGGCCGACGGCCTCACCCCGTCCCTGGGGACCTTCGCGGCGATCAGGGCCGCCGTCCGCATCCCGCTGCGCGTCATGCTCAGGGTGGCCGACGGCTTCGACGCCGGTGACATCGACGTCCTCGTCGCGAAGGCCCGCGCCATGCGCGCGGCGGGTGCCGAGGAGTTCGTCCTCGGCTTCCTCGACCAGGACGGGCACGTCGACCTGGTGGCCGTCGAGCGGATCGTCGCCGAGCTGAACGGCTGCTCCTGGACCTTCCACCGTGCCATCGACCGGGCGCCCGACCGTGACGCGCTCCGCAAGCACCTCGCGGACCTGCCGGGCCTGGACACGTACCTCACGGCGGGCTCGCCGGACGGCGTCGACGCGGGCATGGACGTCCTGCTCGCCGAGGCGGGCCGGGCGGACCTGCCCGGCTACGAGCCGCAGATCATGGTCGGCGGCGGCCTCCGCCTGGACCACCTGGCCCGGCTGCGCGAAGCGGGGGTCGAGGCCTTCCACATCGGGGGCGCGGCACGGCCGGGAGGCTGGGACGGCCCGGTGGACACGGCCGCCGTACGCCAGTGGCGCGAGGCGCTCGACGCCTGA
- a CDS encoding pentapeptide repeat-containing protein — translation MTQPVPGPSTAPPSWPHCGHGATAGDPVGCRGVHVPRHTSCLAHLGEAERKVYLAGLAAGADIDHRGTTFSDRLFHSLLDALRDHRTTGHPCLGTARFESAVFEGTAWFEEATFTGPALFTSATFRHEAAFHAAAFEDTASFEDALFEGHAVFQEAVFESTAHFASATVDSKAVFVRAAFDGPAELTSVIFNGIAWFEKAAFRDSARFEETTFRATASFAEAVFERDTRFGAAAFQGHARFDGATLQGAPVTAVAFEDYPGFEAPTFQHAAHF, via the coding sequence ATGACACAGCCAGTTCCTGGCCCCTCCACCGCCCCGCCCTCCTGGCCGCATTGCGGTCACGGTGCCACTGCCGGGGATCCGGTCGGCTGCCGGGGCGTCCACGTTCCCCGGCACACGTCGTGTCTCGCCCACCTGGGGGAGGCCGAGCGCAAGGTATACCTGGCCGGGCTGGCCGCCGGGGCCGACATCGACCATCGCGGCACCACCTTCTCCGACCGCTTGTTCCACTCACTTCTGGACGCCCTGCGCGACCACCGCACAACAGGACATCCCTGCCTCGGCACGGCCCGTTTCGAGTCGGCCGTCTTCGAAGGCACCGCCTGGTTCGAGGAGGCGACCTTCACGGGCCCCGCTCTGTTCACGTCGGCGACCTTCCGACACGAAGCCGCGTTCCATGCGGCTGCATTCGAGGACACTGCGTCGTTCGAAGACGCCCTCTTCGAGGGCCACGCCGTATTCCAGGAGGCGGTCTTCGAGAGCACCGCACACTTCGCGTCGGCAACCGTCGACAGCAAGGCCGTGTTCGTCAGGGCGGCCTTCGACGGCCCCGCCGAACTCACGTCGGTGATCTTCAACGGCATCGCCTGGTTCGAGAAGGCAGCTTTCCGGGACAGCGCCCGTTTCGAGGAGACGACCTTCAGAGCCACGGCCTCGTTCGCGGAGGCCGTCTTCGAGCGCGACACCCGATTCGGAGCGGCGGCCTTCCAGGGCCACGCCCGGTTCGACGGAGCGACCCTCCAGGGGGCACCCGTCACCGCGGTGGCTTTCGAGGACTACCCCGGTTTCGAGGCACCCACGTTTCAGCACGCCGCTCACTTCTGA
- a CDS encoding HelD family protein — translation MPAHEESSNPLVRERAHLAASRAALRAMREDVQSLDIRDVTANWVNAAVLQAQIDDRIKALADLAHTPLFFGRLDYLHVVGADKAEGSEGEQFYIGRRHVHDAHGDPMVIDWRAPVSQPFYQASRNNPLDVGRRRRFGYTGGELTAYEDEHLDDPSETEQTSKLLQAEIERPRVGPMRDIVATIQPEQDEIVRSGLGGTVCVQGGPGTGKTAVGLHRVAFLLYAHRERLARTGTLVVGPNRSFLHYIEQVLPALGELEVKQATVEDLVTARVEVRGTDEAPAAVIKGDARMAEVLRRAVRSHVTPPTESVMVVRGSRRWRVPAYEIAEMVTELLARDMRYGAAHEALPQRIAHAVLVRMEEAGEAPDDRVQNAVARNPAVKAAVKAIWPAVDPAKLVLRLLTDADFLAAHAAGTLTDEEQKRILMEKPARSVKSARWTAADAVLIDEAADLVARTHSLGHVVIDEAQDLSPMQYRAVGRRCSTGSATVLGDLAQGTTPWSTQSWEQALFHLGKADAVVEELTAGFRVPREVIAYASRLLPAISPGLAPVESVRETPGSLSVREVPDAGGLDAAVVAACEESLRHEGSIGLIAADARIPALASALAGAGHVCLSPGEETTAESRLTLVPASLAKGLEYDYVVLDEPAAVVDGEPDERTGLRRLYVALTRAVSGLVVLHAAPLPEQLG, via the coding sequence GTGCCCGCGCACGAAGAGTCAAGCAATCCACTGGTCAGGGAGCGGGCGCACCTCGCCGCGTCCCGTGCCGCCCTGCGTGCCATGCGTGAGGACGTGCAGTCGCTCGACATCCGCGACGTCACGGCGAACTGGGTCAACGCCGCCGTCCTGCAGGCCCAGATCGACGACCGCATCAAGGCACTCGCCGATCTCGCCCACACCCCGCTGTTCTTCGGCCGCCTCGACTACCTGCACGTGGTGGGGGCGGACAAGGCGGAGGGTTCGGAGGGGGAGCAGTTCTACATCGGGCGCAGGCACGTCCACGACGCCCACGGCGATCCGATGGTCATCGACTGGCGCGCCCCCGTCTCCCAGCCCTTCTACCAGGCCTCCAGGAACAACCCGCTGGACGTCGGCCGCCGCCGGCGCTTCGGCTACACGGGCGGCGAGCTGACCGCGTACGAGGACGAGCACCTCGACGACCCGTCGGAGACCGAGCAGACCAGCAAGCTGCTCCAGGCCGAGATCGAGCGGCCCCGTGTCGGTCCGATGCGTGACATCGTGGCGACGATCCAGCCCGAGCAGGACGAGATCGTCCGCAGCGGGCTCGGCGGGACCGTCTGCGTCCAGGGCGGCCCCGGCACCGGCAAGACGGCCGTGGGCCTGCACCGGGTCGCGTTCCTCCTGTACGCGCACCGCGAGCGGCTGGCCCGCACCGGGACCCTGGTCGTCGGCCCGAACCGGTCGTTCCTGCACTACATCGAGCAGGTCCTGCCGGCGCTCGGCGAGCTGGAGGTGAAGCAGGCCACCGTCGAGGACCTCGTGACGGCCCGCGTCGAGGTGCGCGGCACGGACGAGGCCCCCGCCGCCGTGATCAAGGGCGATGCCCGGATGGCGGAGGTCCTGCGGCGTGCGGTCCGCTCGCACGTCACCCCTCCGACGGAGTCGGTCATGGTGGTGCGGGGCTCGCGCCGCTGGCGGGTCCCGGCGTACGAGATCGCCGAGATGGTCACCGAGTTGCTGGCCCGCGACATGCGCTACGGCGCGGCGCACGAGGCCCTTCCGCAGCGCATCGCGCACGCCGTCCTCGTCCGGATGGAGGAGGCGGGCGAGGCCCCCGACGACCGCGTGCAGAACGCGGTGGCCCGCAATCCCGCGGTGAAGGCTGCGGTGAAGGCGATCTGGCCCGCGGTCGATCCGGCGAAGCTGGTGCTGCGGCTGCTGACCGACGCGGACTTCCTGGCCGCCCACGCGGCGGGGACGCTCACCGACGAGGAGCAGAAGCGGATCCTGATGGAGAAGCCGGCGCGCAGCGTGAAGTCGGCGCGGTGGACGGCGGCGGACGCGGTCCTGATCGACGAGGCCGCCGACCTGGTGGCCCGGACGCATTCGCTGGGGCACGTCGTCATCGACGAGGCCCAGGACCTGTCCCCCATGCAGTACCGCGCGGTGGGACGCCGCTGCTCGACCGGTTCGGCGACGGTCCTCGGCGACCTGGCCCAGGGCACGACCCCGTGGTCCACGCAGAGCTGGGAGCAGGCGCTCTTCCACCTGGGCAAGGCGGACGCGGTGGTGGAGGAGCTGACGGCCGGCTTCCGCGTACCGCGCGAGGTGATCGCCTACGCGTCCCGGCTGCTCCCCGCGATCTCCCCCGGCCTCGCCCCGGTCGAGTCGGTGCGTGAGACCCCGGGATCGCTCTCGGTGCGTGAGGTGCCCGACGCGGGCGGGCTGGACGCGGCGGTGGTCGCGGCGTGCGAGGAGTCGCTGCGCCATGAGGGGTCCATCGGTCTGATCGCCGCCGACGCCCGCATCCCGGCCCTCGCGTCCGCCCTCGCCGGGGCGGGCCACGTCTGTCTCTCCCCCGGTGAGGAGACGACGGCGGAGTCCCGCCTGACCCTGGTCCCGGCCTCGCTGGCCAAGGGCCTGGAGTACGACTACGTCGTGCTGGACGAGCCCGCGGCGGTGGTGGACGGCGAACCCGACGAGCGCACCGGTCTGCGTCGCCTGTACGTCGCCCTCACCCGGGCCGTCTCCGGGCTCGTCGTCCTGCATGCGGCCCCTCTGCCCGAACAGCTCGGCTGA
- a CDS encoding DNA repair helicase XPB, producing MNGPLIVQSDKTLLLEVDHDQADACRRAIAPFAELERAPEHIHTYRLTPLGLWNARAAGHDAEQVVDALVEYSRYPVPHALLVDIAETMARYGRLTLSKHPVHGLVLTSNDRPVLEEILRSKKVQPLVGARLDPDTVAVHPSERGQIKQTLLKLGWPAEDLAGYVDGEAHPIELDQEGWALRPYQKQAVEGFWHGGSGVVVLPCGAGKTLVGAGAMAEAKATTLILVTNTVSARQWKHELVKRTSLTEDEIGEYSGTRKEIRPVTIATYQVLTTRRKGIYPHLELFDSRDWGLVIYDEVHLLPAPVFKFTADLQARRRLGLTATLVREDGRESDVFSLIGPKRFDAPWKEIEAQGYIAPADCVEVRVNLTDSERLAYATAEAEEKYRFCATTATKRKVTEALVRKHQGEQTLVIGQYIDQLDELGEHLDAPVIKGETSNAQREKLFNAFREGEISVLVVSKVANFSIDLPEATVAIQVSGTFGSRQEEAQRLGRVLRPKADGHEARFYSVVARDTIDQDFAAHRQRFLAEQGYAYRIVDADELLAGN from the coding sequence GTGAACGGACCTCTCATCGTCCAGAGCGACAAGACGCTGCTCCTGGAAGTCGACCACGACCAGGCCGACGCCTGCCGTCGTGCCATCGCCCCCTTCGCCGAGCTGGAGCGTGCCCCCGAGCACATCCACACCTACCGGCTGACCCCGCTCGGCCTGTGGAACGCCCGCGCCGCCGGGCACGACGCCGAGCAGGTCGTCGACGCCCTCGTGGAGTACTCCCGCTACCCGGTGCCGCACGCGCTGCTCGTCGACATCGCCGAGACGATGGCGCGGTACGGCCGTCTCACCCTCTCCAAGCACCCCGTCCACGGGCTGGTGCTGACGTCCAACGACCGGCCCGTGCTGGAGGAGATCCTCCGCTCGAAGAAGGTCCAGCCGCTGGTCGGGGCGCGCCTCGACCCGGACACCGTGGCCGTGCACCCCTCCGAGCGCGGGCAGATCAAGCAGACGCTGCTGAAGCTGGGCTGGCCCGCCGAGGACCTCGCCGGATACGTCGACGGCGAGGCGCACCCGATCGAGCTCGACCAGGAGGGCTGGGCGCTCCGCCCGTACCAGAAGCAGGCCGTCGAGGGGTTCTGGCACGGCGGCTCCGGCGTCGTCGTCCTCCCCTGCGGTGCCGGGAAGACCCTGGTCGGGGCCGGTGCGATGGCCGAGGCCAAGGCGACCACGCTCATCCTGGTCACGAACACCGTCTCGGCCCGGCAGTGGAAGCACGAGCTGGTGAAGCGGACCTCGCTGACCGAGGACGAGATCGGCGAGTACAGCGGGACGCGCAAGGAGATCCGTCCGGTCACGATCGCCACCTACCAGGTGCTGACCACCCGGCGTAAGGGGATCTACCCGCACCTGGAGCTGTTCGACTCCCGCGACTGGGGGCTCGTGATCTACGACGAGGTGCACCTGCTGCCCGCACCGGTCTTCAAGTTCACGGCCGACCTCCAGGCCCGCCGCCGCCTCGGGCTCACCGCGACGCTCGTGCGCGAGGACGGGCGCGAGTCCGACGTCTTCTCGCTCATCGGCCCCAAGCGGTTCGACGCGCCGTGGAAGGAGATCGAGGCGCAGGGCTACATCGCGCCCGCCGACTGCGTCGAGGTCCGCGTGAACCTCACGGACTCGGAGCGCCTCGCGTACGCGACGGCCGAGGCCGAGGAGAAGTACCGGTTCTGCGCGACGACCGCGACGAAGCGGAAGGTCACCGAGGCACTCGTCCGCAAGCACCAGGGCGAGCAGACCCTCGTCATCGGTCAGTACATCGACCAGCTCGACGAGCTGGGTGAGCACCTGGACGCCCCGGTGATCAAGGGCGAGACGAGCAACGCGCAGCGCGAGAAGCTGTTCAACGCGTTCCGCGAGGGCGAGATCAGCGTGCTGGTCGTGTCGAAGGTCGCGAACTTCTCGATCGACCTGCCCGAGGCGACCGTCGCGATCCAGGTCTCGGGGACGTTCGGCTCGCGTCAGGAGGAGGCGCAGCGGCTCGGCCGGGTGCTGCGGCCGAAGGCGGACGGGCACGAGGCCAGGTTCTACTCGGTGGTCGCCCGCGACACGATCGACCAGGACTTCGCGGCGCACCGCCAGCGGTTCCTGGCCGAGCAGGGGTACGCGTACCGGATCGTCGACGCGGACGAGCTGCTCGCCGGGAACTGA
- a CDS encoding uracil-DNA glycosylase, producing the protein MDETEPAGGLPGPDDAGFPAHHAPRAAGMAELDGLVTRCRACPRLVAWREEVAAVKRAAFQDWDYWGRPVPGFGPADASVAVVGLAPAAHGGNRTGRMFTGDATGDFLFRALYEVGLASQPTSEHADDGLRLRGVRLVAPVHCAPPANKPTPRERDTCRPWLTRELALLNPGLRAIVVLGAFGWQALLPVLAESGRTLPRPRPVFGHGAHVVLPATEHGHELHLLGSYHASQRNTFTGRLTMPMLTDVLREAAVLGGLGPAGPGG; encoded by the coding sequence ATGGACGAGACGGAGCCCGCGGGCGGGCTGCCCGGACCCGACGACGCCGGGTTCCCGGCGCACCACGCGCCGCGTGCCGCGGGGATGGCGGAGCTGGACGGCCTGGTGACCCGGTGCCGTGCCTGTCCCCGGCTGGTGGCCTGGCGGGAGGAGGTCGCCGCGGTCAAGCGGGCGGCCTTCCAGGACTGGGACTACTGGGGAAGGCCCGTGCCCGGCTTCGGGCCGGCCGACGCGTCGGTGGCAGTGGTGGGGCTGGCGCCCGCGGCGCACGGGGGGAACAGGACCGGCCGGATGTTCACCGGTGACGCGACGGGCGACTTCCTCTTCAGGGCCCTGTACGAGGTGGGGCTGGCCTCGCAGCCCACCTCCGAACACGCCGACGACGGGCTGCGCCTTCGCGGCGTGCGCCTCGTCGCGCCCGTCCACTGCGCGCCGCCGGCCAACAAGCCGACGCCTCGGGAACGCGACACCTGCCGGCCGTGGCTGACCAGGGAGCTGGCCCTGCTGAACCCCGGGCTGCGCGCGATCGTCGTCCTCGGTGCCTTCGGCTGGCAGGCCCTGCTGCCGGTGCTCGCGGAGTCCGGCAGGACACTGCCCCGACCGCGTCCGGTCTTCGGCCACGGCGCGCACGTCGTGCTGCCCGCCACGGAGCACGGGCACGAACTGCACCTGCTCGGCAGCTACCACGCGAGTCAGCGCAACACGTTCACCGGCCGGCTCACCATGCCCATGCTCACCGACGTGCTCCGGGAGGCCGCCGTCCTGGGCGGGCTCGGACCCGCGGGCCCCGGCGGCTGA
- a CDS encoding helicase-associated domain-containing protein: MGTTTPPRTLAEALRARGDESLAGLLRARPDLLSPVPNDITQLATRAGTRASVVRALEHLDRFALQTAEALAVAPDPAPYDTLLALLTGDGEGEGEGRDGAAAVTAALPAALTTLREQALVWGEDARLHLVRTARELLAPSPQHPSPTGLGPTVAEATAGMSPGRLQEILTAAGLPATHDPVSAVTALSGLFTDRTRMAELLDTAPVEALSVLDRLVWGPPYGEVTPNPAPPVQWLRDRGLLLPVSTRTVVLPREAALHLRAGRAHRVPEPVAPEIAAAAERDPQAVDRAAAGQGFTALSTVEELLKLWNNGGPAILRAGGLSVRELKRAASSLDVPENTAAFWIELAYTAGLLAPDGETDERYAPTPAADEWLDLPAQDRWTHLATAWLAATRTSGLIGGQDAKGRALSALGPDLDRSAAPEVRHRVLELFASLPPGTAPDPQTLLARLRWERPLRTSRPGGPTAGSPASGQPSGDTSDLRSRIALWTANEAELIGITGRGALSSQARALLDEGPDAAAARLAPLIPEPLDHVLLQADLTAVAPGPLERPLADMLSVLADIESKGGATVYRFTPGSVRRALDAGRAASDLHAFLATHSRTPVPQPLSYLIDDVARRHGHLRIGAASAYVRCDDEAVLNEILADKRSATLRLRRLAPTVLAAQADPGSLLEGLREMGYAPAAESAEGDVLITRAGARRTPPRTPPAPVPEGPPVPDATLLTAAVRAIRAGDTAARAVNREAPDTTASGSLPRTTPAETLATVQAAAMTGSAVWIGYVNADGAASQRVIAPVKVEGGFVTGYDHTADEVRTYPLHRITGVAELADEQTT, translated from the coding sequence ATGGGGACGACCACACCACCGCGCACGCTCGCCGAGGCTCTGCGCGCACGGGGCGACGAATCGCTGGCAGGGCTTCTGCGCGCCCGCCCCGACCTGCTCAGCCCCGTGCCGAACGACATCACCCAGCTGGCCACGCGGGCCGGCACCCGTGCCTCCGTCGTCCGTGCGCTGGAGCACCTCGACCGCTTCGCGCTGCAGACCGCGGAGGCGCTGGCGGTGGCGCCGGACCCGGCACCGTACGACACGCTGCTCGCCCTGCTCACCGGTGACGGCGAGGGTGAGGGCGAAGGGCGGGACGGCGCGGCGGCCGTCACCGCAGCGCTGCCCGCGGCGCTCACGACGCTGCGCGAACAGGCCCTCGTCTGGGGCGAGGACGCCCGCCTCCACCTCGTCCGCACCGCGCGCGAACTCCTCGCCCCGTCGCCGCAGCACCCCTCACCCACCGGCCTCGGGCCGACGGTCGCGGAGGCCACGGCCGGCATGTCGCCGGGCCGGCTGCAGGAGATCCTGACGGCGGCCGGGCTCCCGGCCACCCACGACCCCGTGTCGGCCGTCACCGCGCTGTCCGGACTCTTCACGGACCGGACGAGGATGGCGGAACTCCTGGACACCGCCCCGGTCGAGGCGCTGTCGGTCCTCGACCGGCTGGTCTGGGGCCCGCCCTACGGCGAGGTCACCCCGAACCCCGCACCGCCGGTCCAGTGGCTGCGCGACCGCGGACTGCTGCTGCCCGTGTCGACCCGCACCGTCGTCCTGCCGCGCGAGGCGGCGCTGCACCTGCGGGCGGGGCGCGCCCACCGCGTGCCCGAGCCGGTCGCACCGGAGATCGCGGCGGCGGCCGAACGCGATCCCCAGGCTGTGGACAGGGCGGCGGCCGGCCAGGGCTTCACGGCACTGTCCACCGTCGAGGAACTGCTGAAGCTCTGGAACAACGGCGGCCCGGCCATCCTGCGGGCCGGCGGCCTGAGTGTGCGCGAACTGAAGCGCGCCGCCAGCTCCCTGGACGTCCCCGAGAACACCGCCGCCTTCTGGATCGAACTCGCCTACACGGCGGGCCTGCTGGCCCCCGACGGCGAGACCGACGAGCGCTACGCCCCCACCCCCGCGGCCGACGAATGGCTCGACCTCCCCGCCCAGGACCGCTGGACCCACCTCGCCACCGCCTGGCTCGCCGCCACCCGCACCTCCGGCCTGATCGGCGGTCAGGACGCCAAGGGCAGGGCCCTGTCCGCACTCGGCCCCGACCTGGACCGCTCGGCCGCGCCCGAGGTGCGCCACCGGGTCCTGGAGCTCTTCGCCTCACTGCCCCCGGGCACGGCCCCCGATCCGCAGACCCTGCTGGCCCGCCTCCGCTGGGAGCGCCCGCTGCGGACGTCCAGACCCGGCGGGCCCACCGCGGGGTCACCCGCCTCGGGGCAGCCGTCCGGCGACACCTCCGACCTGCGGTCCCGCATCGCCCTGTGGACCGCCAACGAAGCCGAACTCATCGGGATCACCGGACGCGGGGCGCTCTCCTCCCAGGCCCGCGCACTGCTCGACGAGGGCCCCGACGCGGCGGCGGCCCGGCTCGCCCCGCTGATCCCGGAGCCCCTGGACCACGTGCTGCTCCAGGCCGACCTGACCGCCGTCGCCCCCGGCCCGCTGGAACGCCCGCTCGCCGACATGCTCTCGGTGCTCGCCGACATCGAGTCCAAGGGCGGCGCTACGGTCTACCGCTTCACCCCCGGCTCCGTACGCCGCGCACTCGACGCCGGCCGGGCCGCGTCCGACCTGCACGCGTTCCTGGCCACGCACAGCCGGACCCCGGTGCCGCAGCCGCTGAGCTACCTCATCGACGACGTCGCCCGCCGCCACGGCCACCTCCGCATCGGGGCCGCCTCCGCGTACGTACGCTGCGACGACGAGGCCGTGCTCAACGAGATCCTGGCCGACAAGCGCTCGGCGACCCTGCGCCTGCGCCGCCTCGCCCCGACCGTGCTGGCAGCCCAGGCCGACCCGGGCTCGCTCCTCGAAGGGCTGCGCGAGATGGGGTACGCCCCCGCCGCCGAATCCGCCGAGGGCGACGTCCTGATCACCCGGGCCGGGGCCCGCCGCACCCCGCCGCGCACACCTCCCGCGCCGGTGCCCGAGGGTCCGCCGGTCCCGGACGCCACTCTGCTGACCGCCGCCGTACGGGCCATCAGGGCCGGCGACACGGCTGCCAGGGCCGTCAACAGGGAGGCGCCGGACACGACGGCGTCCGGTTCGCTCCCCCGCACGACACCCGCCGAGACGCTGGCCACGGTGCAGGCGGCGGCCATGACCGGCTCGGCCGTCTGGATCGGTTACGTCAACGCGGACGGTGCGGCCAGCCAGCGCGTGATCGCCCCGGTGAAGGTCGAGGGCGGCTTCGTCACGGGCTACGACCACACCGCCGACGAGGTACGCACCTACCCGCTGCACCGCATCACGGGCGTCGCGGAACTGGCGGACGAACAGACGACCTGA
- a CDS encoding sugar O-acetyltransferase produces MPTDYFADDPRTPMERMRAGDLYIADDPEIAREQRRAMRLAARYQALHTEDADAARTVLAELLGSVGEGVDLRPPLYVDYGSNIHIGARTFVNYHLTALDVATVTIGEDCQIGPNVQLLTPTHPVEPQPRRDKLEAARPITIGDNVWLGGGVIVCPGVTIGDDSVIGAGSVVTRDIPAGVVAVGNPARVVRDV; encoded by the coding sequence ATGCCCACGGACTACTTCGCCGACGATCCGCGCACCCCCATGGAGCGCATGCGCGCGGGAGACCTCTACATCGCCGACGACCCGGAGATCGCCCGGGAGCAACGGCGGGCCATGCGGCTCGCCGCCCGCTACCAGGCGCTCCACACCGAGGACGCCGACGCCGCCCGGACGGTCCTGGCAGAACTCCTCGGCTCCGTGGGCGAGGGCGTCGACCTCAGGCCGCCGCTCTACGTCGACTACGGCAGCAACATCCACATCGGGGCCCGTACCTTCGTGAACTACCACCTCACGGCACTGGACGTCGCGACGGTCACCATCGGCGAGGACTGCCAGATCGGCCCCAACGTGCAGCTGCTGACCCCGACGCACCCCGTGGAGCCGCAGCCCCGCCGGGACAAGCTGGAGGCCGCGCGGCCCATCACCATCGGCGACAACGTGTGGCTGGGCGGCGGAGTCATCGTGTGCCCCGGCGTGACCATCGGGGACGACTCCGTCATCGGTGCCGGGTCGGTGGTCACCCGGGACATCCCCGCCGGTGTGGTGGCGGTGGGCAATCCCGCCCGCGTCGTCCGGGACGTCTGA
- a CDS encoding TetR/AcrR family transcriptional regulator, with amino-acid sequence MATGRTDPQRRERIIAATLDHIADEGVAGVSHRKIAVRADVPLGSMTYHFTGIDDLLREAFTRFADHIVAVFELHLGRAGSPDEAREAVTDLIHVLSEGPRRDLVLTQELYTLAARRDEYRELTHAWMNRSRRLLEQHFDPDTARQLDALIEGTSLHRSLDTEPQGRELTRQAVGRITGSP; translated from the coding sequence GTGGCCACCGGACGCACGGACCCGCAGCGGCGTGAGCGCATCATCGCCGCCACGCTCGACCACATCGCCGACGAGGGGGTCGCGGGCGTCTCGCACCGGAAGATCGCCGTCCGCGCCGATGTGCCCCTGGGCTCGATGACGTACCACTTCACCGGCATCGACGACCTGTTGCGCGAGGCGTTCACGCGGTTCGCCGACCACATCGTGGCCGTGTTCGAACTGCATCTGGGCCGCGCGGGCAGTCCGGACGAGGCCCGTGAGGCCGTCACCGACCTGATCCACGTGCTCTCCGAAGGGCCCCGCCGGGACCTCGTCCTCACGCAGGAGCTCTACACGCTGGCGGCCCGGCGCGACGAGTACCGCGAGCTCACGCACGCGTGGATGAACCGCAGCCGCCGCCTCCTGGAGCAGCACTTCGACCCGGACACCGCGCGGCAGCTGGACGCCCTGATCGAGGGCACCTCCCTGCACCGGTCCCTCGACACCGAACCGCAGGGCCGCGAGCTGACGCGGCAGGCGGTGGGGCGCATCACGGGCAGCCCCTGA
- a CDS encoding ABC transporter ATP-binding protein: MTTTGRTDSPATDAPPATSRLTARSLTLAYEDRTVVHELDLAVPDGRVTVIVGPNACGKSTTLRAMGRLLKPAGGAVLLDGTELSRIPTRTIAQSVGLLPQTPVAPEAITVSDLVARGRQPHQRWWQQWSEADERAVAEAMERTDVTALGDRPVDELSGGQRQRVWIAMALAQDTDLLLLDEPTTYLDIAHQVEVLDLVRRLATPAADGTRGRTVVTVLHDLNQAARYADHLVAMKAGRIVAEGRPGDVVTADLVREVFGLEAVVVPDPVTGSPLVVPGAPWTPAQDTAAKVL; the protein is encoded by the coding sequence ATGACCACGACCGGCCGCACGGACTCCCCGGCCACCGACGCGCCCCCGGCCACCTCCAGGCTCACGGCGCGCTCCCTGACGCTCGCGTACGAGGACCGCACCGTCGTGCACGAACTCGACCTGGCCGTCCCGGACGGCCGGGTGACGGTCATCGTCGGCCCCAACGCCTGTGGCAAGTCGACGACGCTGCGGGCGATGGGGCGGCTGCTGAAACCGGCGGGCGGGGCGGTGCTGCTGGACGGCACGGAACTCTCCCGCATACCGACGCGCACCATCGCGCAGTCGGTGGGGCTGCTTCCGCAGACGCCCGTCGCACCCGAGGCGATCACCGTCTCCGACCTGGTGGCCCGTGGCCGGCAGCCGCACCAGCGGTGGTGGCAGCAGTGGTCGGAGGCGGACGAGCGCGCGGTGGCCGAGGCCATGGAGCGCACGGACGTCACCGCGCTCGGCGACCGGCCGGTGGACGAGCTGTCCGGCGGTCAGCGCCAGCGCGTGTGGATCGCGATGGCACTCGCCCAGGACACCGACCTGCTGCTGCTCGACGAACCGACGACCTATCTCGACATCGCGCACCAGGTCGAGGTCCTGGACCTGGTGCGGCGGCTCGCCACACCGGCGGCGGACGGCACCCGGGGCCGCACCGTGGTCACCGTGCTCCACGACCTCAACCAGGCCGCCCGCTACGCCGACCACCTCGTCGCCATGAAGGCGGGCCGGATCGTCGCCGAGGGCAGGCCCGGGGACGTCGTCACGGCGGACCTCGTCCGCGAGGTCTTCGGGCTGGAAGCGGTCGTCGTCCCCGACCCGGTCACGGGTTCGCCGCTCGTCGTGCCGGGTGCGCCCTGGACGCCCGCTCAGGACACGGCCGCGAAGGTCCTCTGA